The following coding sequences lie in one Rickettsiella endosymbiont of Rhagonycha lignosa genomic window:
- a CDS encoding UDP-N-acetylmuramoyl-L-alanyl-D-glutamate--2,6-diaminopimelate ligase, with product MHLSQLLMGIDVAVKADPVIKGLCQDSRQLQPGDLFFAYPGMDNDGRHFISEAIAKGAAAILFEPEGNVSIDVNVAPIPIIALPHLTTQLGPIAARFYDYPSRYMPVIGITGTNGKTSCTHFLADSLQHLQKPCGVIGTLGNGFYGDLKGGQLTTPDAIELQQLLANFRDAQAQAVVMEVSSHRLAQQRLNGTEFSVAAFTNLTRDHLDYHGTMNAYAQAKRSFFDLPGVQQAILNADDPYAQQWLTELAEQLPVYAYSLNKPQSAWSHIPHVTVKKFDFNLQGLQAEIDTPWGEVFIENAFLMGQFNLSNLLLVLTLLKSLHFSLAEISQVISKLKNVKGRMQAFHTNGKPLVVVDYAHTPDALQQVLRALRPHCPGKLYCLFGCGGDRDKGKRPLMAKIAEQEADRIIVTSDNPRHEDPLQILREIQQGFTNKKPIHREPDRQRAIAYAITTAQSRDVVLIAGKGHEDYQLIKGIKYPFDDVLEVQRLLKT from the coding sequence ATGCATTTAAGTCAGTTATTAATGGGTATTGACGTTGCGGTGAAGGCGGATCCCGTCATTAAAGGACTTTGCCAAGATAGCCGTCAACTTCAACCAGGAGATTTATTCTTTGCTTATCCCGGAATGGATAATGACGGCCGTCATTTTATTTCGGAGGCAATCGCTAAAGGTGCGGCAGCCATTTTATTCGAACCAGAAGGGAATGTTTCTATTGATGTAAATGTAGCGCCTATCCCTATAATAGCGCTTCCTCATTTAACCACACAATTAGGGCCTATCGCAGCCCGATTTTATGATTATCCGAGTCGTTATATGCCTGTAATCGGTATTACGGGTACGAATGGTAAAACTTCTTGTACACATTTTTTAGCTGATAGTTTGCAGCACTTACAAAAGCCATGTGGTGTTATTGGGACCTTAGGTAATGGTTTCTATGGGGATTTAAAGGGGGGTCAGTTAACTACACCCGATGCTATCGAGTTGCAACAATTACTGGCAAATTTTCGTGATGCACAAGCACAGGCTGTGGTCATGGAAGTATCTTCACATCGCTTAGCGCAACAGCGTTTAAACGGCACAGAATTTTCTGTGGCCGCATTTACTAATTTAACCCGAGATCATCTGGATTATCATGGAACAATGAATGCCTATGCGCAGGCTAAACGTTCTTTTTTTGATTTACCGGGTGTGCAGCAGGCGATCTTAAATGCTGACGATCCTTATGCGCAACAATGGTTAACTGAACTTGCTGAACAATTACCTGTATATGCTTATTCTTTAAATAAGCCTCAATCGGCATGGTCGCATATTCCGCATGTCACGGTAAAAAAATTTGATTTTAATCTGCAAGGTTTACAGGCAGAAATCGATACGCCTTGGGGCGAAGTGTTTATCGAAAACGCATTTTTAATGGGGCAGTTTAATTTAAGTAATTTGTTATTGGTATTGACGCTTTTAAAGAGTTTGCATTTTTCTTTAGCAGAAATTTCACAGGTTATATCGAAATTAAAGAATGTTAAAGGACGTATGCAAGCGTTTCATACCAATGGGAAGCCCTTAGTGGTTGTAGATTATGCGCATACACCCGACGCATTGCAGCAAGTTTTACGTGCTTTACGTCCACATTGTCCAGGTAAGTTATATTGTTTATTTGGTTGTGGAGGCGATAGGGATAAAGGAAAACGACCCTTAATGGCTAAGATTGCCGAACAGGAAGCCGATCGTATCATAGTAACCAGTGATAATCCGCGCCATGAAGATCCGTTACAAATTTTACGGGAGATTCAACAAGGGTTCACGAATAAAAAACCCATACATCGTGAACCGGATAGGCAACGTGCAATTGCCTATGCTATTACAACCGCGCAGTCGAGAGATGTTGTATTAATTGCAGGTAAAGGGCACGAAGACTATCAGTTAATTAAAGGCATTAAATATCCCTTTGATGATGTCCTCGAAGTGCAACGATTATTAAAGACATGA
- a CDS encoding FeoA family protein has translation MLTESIPLTQLSPGQSATVVGFSSDIASPCRKLLQHLGITRQVAITLIRRAPLGDPLQLQILGSQFSLRASEACHIYVEYSN, from the coding sequence ATGCTAACTGAGTCTATACCCCTCACCCAACTAAGCCCGGGACAATCTGCTACTGTAGTAGGTTTTAGTTCTGATATCGCTTCACCCTGTCGCAAATTATTACAACATTTAGGCATTACGCGACAAGTTGCCATTACTTTAATTCGACGTGCGCCGCTTGGCGACCCCTTACAATTACAAATATTAGGTAGCCAATTTAGTTTACGTGCCAGTGAAGCCTGTCATATTTATGTAGAATATTCAAACTAA
- the feoB gene encoding Fe(2+) transporter permease subunit FeoB, producing the protein MQKNKIIAIAGNPNCGKTVIFNALTGSRQKVGNWAGVTVEQKSGYFNVGTETYEIVDLPGTYSLSVVANNCAMDECIACTYLVNNRPDVVINVVDASNLERQLYLTAQLLEMQIPVIIALNMMDIAKRRGIHINIQQLSRSLKCPIIPLTAIRGIGIKELRHTLSANLSTHTALPYSFEPLLQNTLQTLTEKLSTKKVPLPWLACRLLEDDAIARNYATPEELSFAQSLIQILKTQLGEEIDLLIADARYAWIQSLLKQSLITNTPGITFTSRIDRIILNRWLGIPIFLLVMYTLFLFAINVGGAFQDFFDMGSTALFIHGSINVLTQLHLPVWLIALIANGLGKGINTTISFIPVIGAMFLFLSLLEDSGYMARAAFVVDKLMGAIGLPGKAFVPLIVGFGCNVPTVMATRTLASPRDRILTVMMAPFMSCGARLTVYTLFVAAFFPQGGALIIFALYIIGILTAIFTGLLLRSTALKAETTPMILELPTYHWPHWRSILQSTWQRLKLFLFKAGRFIIPICVLIGCFNTISIHGKLISGEANQHSLLSSIGKTITPIFAPIGIQSNNWPATVGLATGLLAKEVVVGTLNTLYSQVGQLAEQSEQSTISDELKAAVLSIPKNLGELGKTLTNPMALKAEAPDVTKGVYGVMSNYFDGKLGAFSYLLFILLYFPCISTMAVMQREIGRAWAYFSMAWSTGIAYAVSALFYQTVTFKQHPLTTILCYLIVAIALCVTRSFLRFKTSKLTELPLPLSSSRGNCHD; encoded by the coding sequence ATGCAAAAAAATAAAATCATTGCCATAGCCGGCAATCCTAATTGCGGTAAAACGGTTATTTTTAATGCCCTCACCGGTAGTCGACAAAAAGTCGGTAATTGGGCCGGCGTCACGGTTGAGCAAAAAAGTGGGTATTTTAATGTCGGGACAGAAACCTATGAAATCGTGGATCTTCCAGGCACGTATTCCTTAAGTGTCGTTGCTAATAATTGTGCCATGGATGAATGCATTGCTTGCACTTATCTCGTCAACAATCGTCCCGATGTTGTCATTAATGTAGTTGATGCAAGCAATCTCGAACGACAACTGTATTTGACTGCCCAACTGTTAGAAATGCAGATACCGGTTATCATAGCACTTAATATGATGGATATTGCTAAGCGACGCGGCATACATATCAATATCCAACAATTGAGTCGATCATTAAAGTGTCCAATTATCCCTTTAACTGCAATTCGTGGTATAGGTATTAAAGAATTACGTCATACTTTATCAGCAAATCTCTCAACACATACAGCTCTCCCTTATTCTTTTGAGCCTTTATTGCAGAACACTTTGCAAACACTTACCGAAAAATTATCAACAAAAAAAGTTCCTCTTCCTTGGTTGGCTTGCCGTTTATTGGAAGATGATGCCATCGCTCGCAATTACGCCACACCAGAAGAACTTTCGTTTGCACAATCATTGATACAAATACTTAAAACACAATTGGGTGAAGAAATTGATTTGCTGATAGCCGATGCACGTTATGCTTGGATACAATCGCTATTAAAACAAAGTTTAATCACCAACACACCCGGCATAACGTTTACCTCGCGCATTGATCGTATTATTTTAAATCGTTGGCTAGGTATTCCAATTTTTCTTTTAGTGATGTACACACTTTTTTTATTTGCCATTAATGTCGGTGGCGCTTTTCAAGATTTTTTTGATATGGGTAGCACGGCATTGTTTATACATGGTAGTATCAATGTACTTACACAATTGCATTTACCGGTTTGGCTGATTGCATTAATTGCTAATGGCTTAGGTAAAGGGATTAATACCACAATAAGCTTTATACCGGTCATCGGCGCCATGTTTTTATTTTTATCCTTATTAGAAGATTCAGGTTATATGGCACGCGCCGCGTTTGTGGTCGATAAATTAATGGGGGCTATCGGTTTACCTGGAAAGGCTTTTGTTCCACTCATTGTGGGTTTTGGTTGTAATGTCCCTACAGTAATGGCTACGCGCACCTTAGCTTCACCACGCGATCGTATTTTGACAGTGATGATGGCACCCTTTATGTCATGCGGTGCACGCCTCACAGTCTATACTTTATTTGTTGCCGCTTTTTTTCCACAGGGTGGTGCACTCATCATTTTCGCGTTATATATCATAGGGATACTAACCGCAATTTTCACCGGTTTATTACTACGCTCTACCGCATTAAAAGCAGAAACAACGCCGATGATCTTAGAGTTACCGACCTATCATTGGCCACATTGGCGTTCTATCTTGCAAAGCACTTGGCAACGCTTGAAATTATTTTTATTTAAAGCAGGTCGCTTTATTATTCCAATTTGTGTGCTGATAGGATGTTTCAATACGATCAGCATCCATGGCAAACTTATCAGCGGTGAAGCCAATCAACATTCTTTATTATCCAGTATTGGAAAAACCATCACGCCAATCTTTGCCCCTATAGGGATACAAAGTAATAATTGGCCTGCCACTGTGGGTTTAGCGACCGGTTTACTCGCTAAGGAAGTGGTTGTCGGAACATTAAATACTTTATATTCACAAGTTGGCCAACTGGCAGAGCAAAGCGAACAATCAACAATAAGCGATGAATTAAAAGCCGCTGTGTTATCTATCCCTAAAAATCTAGGTGAGCTGGGCAAAACTCTAACCAATCCCATGGCGCTAAAGGCAGAAGCACCTGACGTGACGAAAGGTGTTTATGGTGTAATGTCCAATTATTTCGATGGTAAGCTTGGCGCTTTTTCTTATCTATTGTTTATTTTATTGTATTTTCCTTGTATTTCGACCATGGCGGTGATGCAACGCGAGATTGGTAGAGCTTGGGCTTATTTTTCTATGGCATGGAGTACGGGAATTGCTTATGCCGTCTCTGCTTTATTTTATCAAACTGTCACGTTTAAGCAGCATCCCTTAACAACTATTTTATGCTACCTCATCGTTGCTATTGCACTTTGTGTTACGCGTAGTTTCTTGCGTTTTAAAACCAGCAAACTCACCGAATTACCACTTCCACTCTCATCTAGTAGAGGAAACTGTCATGATTAG
- a CDS encoding FeoC-like transcriptional regulator, translated as MISLLTLKKFIAEKKLVNLSLILQTFGTKQEETLAVLELLIHKGCVKKYFKTLNCATPCLKCSSESFALYQWVEHPV; from the coding sequence ATGATTAGCTTACTCACTTTAAAAAAATTTATTGCTGAAAAAAAATTAGTTAATCTTTCACTTATTCTACAAACCTTTGGAACTAAACAAGAAGAAACCTTAGCTGTCTTAGAACTATTAATACATAAAGGTTGTGTAAAAAAATATTTTAAAACACTGAATTGCGCAACACCTTGCCTTAAGTGTTCATCCGAGTCCTTTGCTTTATATCAGTGGGTAGAACATCCTGTTTAA
- the dusA gene encoding tRNA dihydrouridine(20/20a) synthase DusA, translating to MLKPQKQLISSYMIAPMMGWTTRHYRYFFRLICKKAQLYTEMLSTDAILNSPQRERLLSFDTSEKTLAIQLGGGIGSDLARAAKIVEPYGYSEINLNVGCPSDRVQSGCFGAVLLKDPRRVADCIAEMCAAVKLPITVKTRIGVDDCESYDYLAQFIQQVNLAGCQTFIIHARKAWLSGLSPKENREIPPLNYNWVYQIKRDFPHLNIALNGGISCISTAQEHLQQVDSVMIGRAAWYNPYLFAELDHLISPQDTLIIPSRLSIVLLYLPYLEQAFISGENLTHLIQPLFGLFHGVAGGRRWRQKLSETLQRMDNPLVGIKAILREIVPSA from the coding sequence ATGCTAAAACCGCAGAAACAGTTGATTAGTTCCTATATGATAGCACCTATGATGGGTTGGACTACCCGTCATTACCGTTATTTTTTCCGACTAATTTGCAAAAAAGCGCAGTTATATACGGAAATGCTCAGCACAGACGCTATTTTAAATAGTCCGCAACGAGAACGTTTATTAAGTTTTGATACCAGTGAAAAAACGTTGGCAATACAATTAGGCGGCGGTATTGGTTCGGATCTAGCGCGGGCGGCCAAAATAGTCGAACCTTATGGTTATTCCGAGATTAATCTGAATGTCGGTTGTCCTAGTGATAGAGTGCAATCAGGTTGCTTTGGTGCGGTATTACTTAAAGATCCCAGACGCGTTGCGGATTGCATTGCTGAAATGTGCGCAGCAGTTAAATTACCTATTACGGTTAAAACCCGAATTGGTGTCGATGACTGCGAAAGTTATGATTATTTAGCCCAATTTATCCAACAAGTCAATTTGGCGGGCTGCCAAACTTTTATTATTCATGCACGTAAAGCTTGGCTATCGGGATTAAGTCCCAAAGAAAACCGTGAAATTCCGCCTTTAAATTATAATTGGGTCTATCAGATTAAGCGTGACTTCCCTCATTTAAATATTGCTTTAAATGGCGGCATATCTTGTATAAGCACAGCGCAGGAACATTTACAACAGGTCGATAGTGTCATGATAGGTCGTGCTGCTTGGTATAATCCCTATTTGTTTGCAGAACTTGATCACCTAATTAGTCCACAAGATACGTTGATTATCCCTAGTCGACTATCTATTGTTTTACTGTATTTACCTTATCTAGAGCAGGCTTTTATATCGGGCGAAAATTTGACGCATTTAATCCAACCTCTATTCGGGTTATTTCATGGTGTAGCAGGCGGCAGACGTTGGCGACAAAAATTAAGTGAAACCTTACAGAGGATGGATAATCCCTTAGTCGGAATAAAAGCGATACTACGAGAGATAGTCCCGAGCGCGTGA
- a CDS encoding hydrolase codes for MLKLDPIRSALVLIDLQEGILPFAGGPHSAKQVLERAATLAQRFRAASALVFLVRVGWSADFAEAPKQLVDSPRSGPLPDNWWNIPLTLKAQDSDIRIIKRQWGAFYGTDLEMQLRRRGIQTIVLGGISTNIGVESTARNAWELGFELVLVEDICSAQNKVQHDGSFQHIFPRIGRVCSSAEILIPG; via the coding sequence ATGCTTAAGCTTGATCCTATTCGTTCTGCTTTGGTATTAATCGATTTGCAGGAAGGAATACTACCCTTCGCTGGCGGTCCCCACAGCGCTAAGCAGGTGCTTGAACGCGCTGCAACTCTCGCTCAACGTTTTCGTGCTGCATCCGCACTGGTATTTCTGGTGCGTGTGGGTTGGTCGGCGGATTTCGCTGAAGCCCCGAAACAACTGGTAGATAGTCCTCGTAGCGGGCCGCTGCCTGACAATTGGTGGAATATCCCACTGACCCTGAAGGCGCAGGATAGTGATATCCGCATTATCAAACGTCAATGGGGCGCATTTTACGGTACTGATTTGGAAATGCAGTTACGTCGGCGCGGTATTCAAACCATCGTGCTAGGAGGTATCTCCACGAATATTGGCGTGGAGTCTACCGCGCGCAACGCCTGGGAACTAGGGTTTGAGCTGGTATTGGTGGAAGATATTTGCAGCGCTCAAAACAAAGTTCAGCATGACGGGAGCTTCCAACACATCTTTCCTCGTATCGGTCGAGTATGCAGCAGTGCAGAGATATTAATTCCAGGTTAA
- the recJ gene encoding single-stranded-DNA-specific exonuclease RecJ, with translation MNKTILRREFNLVENLNHLHPVLQRVYAARGIQSVEELDYRLSSLLHFQSLTGIEVAAQCLGEAVMQQQRLLIVGDFDSDGATSSALAVSALRCFGAQQVDFLVPNRFEYGYGLTPEIVELALRTKKPDVIITVDNGISSHEGVIAAKTAGLKVIITDHHLPAASLPIADAIVNPQQRGDPFPSKNLAGVGVIFYVMLALRHYLRNQAWFEKNKTVIPNMLQFLDLVALGTVADLVSLDRNNRLLVMQGLQWIKAGKARPGIYALLKLAKREVEYLVASDLSFSIAPRLNAAGRLADMSLGIACLLETDRNRAHELALQLSQLNEERRTIEATMKQEAFAILETLLEKKPLEKGICLYDSRWHQGVIGLLASRLTERLHRPTIIFAEGHQADELKGSARSITGLHIRDLLETIATRHPHLINKFGGHAMAAGLSLKKDSFEEFVKIFQLECELQLRPDILQATCYTDGELTQQELTLELAELLRYDAGPWGQDFPEPLFEGCFLLLAQRLVGDKHLKMSLASQVAGKQIDAIAFNVSLSQWPNHRAERINVRYRIGVNYYQGRKSLQLIVESFELI, from the coding sequence ATGAATAAAACCATCCTACGACGCGAATTCAATTTAGTTGAAAATTTAAATCATTTACATCCGGTTTTACAGCGTGTGTATGCAGCACGAGGCATCCAATCTGTCGAGGAGTTGGATTATCGCCTGTCAAGTTTATTACATTTCCAGTCGTTAACCGGCATCGAAGTAGCAGCACAATGTTTGGGTGAAGCAGTGATGCAACAACAGCGTTTGCTAATCGTCGGTGATTTTGATAGTGATGGTGCAACCAGTAGTGCTTTAGCGGTGAGTGCCTTACGTTGTTTTGGCGCGCAGCAAGTGGATTTTTTAGTGCCGAATCGTTTTGAATATGGTTATGGCTTAACACCAGAGATAGTTGAACTCGCTTTACGTACGAAAAAACCTGATGTGATTATAACCGTTGATAATGGTATCTCGAGTCATGAAGGTGTCATCGCCGCCAAAACTGCTGGATTAAAAGTAATCATTACCGATCACCATTTGCCAGCAGCTAGTTTGCCGATTGCAGATGCCATTGTTAATCCGCAGCAAAGAGGCGATCCATTTCCGAGTAAAAATTTAGCGGGTGTCGGTGTTATTTTTTATGTGATGTTGGCACTCAGGCATTATTTACGTAACCAAGCTTGGTTTGAAAAAAATAAAACAGTTATACCGAATATGCTGCAGTTTTTGGATTTGGTGGCATTAGGAACAGTAGCTGATTTAGTGAGCTTGGATCGTAATAATCGATTATTAGTCATGCAGGGTTTGCAATGGATTAAAGCCGGTAAAGCCCGACCTGGGATTTATGCCTTACTTAAATTGGCGAAACGTGAAGTTGAATATCTAGTGGCGAGCGATTTATCGTTTAGTATCGCACCCCGTTTAAATGCTGCGGGTCGTCTGGCTGATATGTCGTTAGGAATTGCTTGTTTGTTAGAAACTGATCGCAATCGTGCGCATGAGCTCGCGTTACAACTCAGTCAATTAAATGAAGAACGTCGCACCATCGAAGCGACCATGAAACAAGAAGCTTTCGCTATTTTAGAAACATTGCTCGAGAAAAAACCTTTGGAAAAAGGCATTTGTTTATATGACAGTCGTTGGCATCAAGGTGTCATCGGTTTATTGGCTTCGCGTCTAACTGAACGTTTGCATAGACCGACGATTATTTTTGCAGAGGGTCATCAAGCCGATGAATTAAAAGGTTCAGCACGTTCTATCACCGGCTTACATATTCGTGATCTATTAGAAACTATTGCAACGCGTCATCCGCATTTGATTAATAAATTTGGAGGACATGCAATGGCAGCAGGTTTGAGTTTGAAAAAAGATTCTTTTGAGGAGTTTGTTAAGATTTTTCAACTAGAATGTGAGCTACAATTACGACCCGATATTTTACAGGCTACTTGTTATACCGATGGTGAATTAACTCAGCAGGAGTTAACTTTAGAACTGGCTGAGCTGTTACGTTATGACGCGGGTCCATGGGGTCAAGATTTTCCGGAACCTTTATTTGAAGGTTGTTTTCTATTACTTGCACAACGGTTGGTAGGTGACAAACATTTAAAGATGAGCTTAGCGAGTCAAGTTGCGGGTAAACAAATTGATGCTATTGCATTTAATGTCAGCCTAAGTCAATGGCCTAATCACCGTGCGGAACGCATCAATGTTCGCTATCGTATAGGTGTTAACTATTATCAGGGCCGAAAATCTTTGCAATTAATCGTTGAGAGTTTCGAACTGATATAA
- a CDS encoding peptide deformylase — protein MTNNLNKTSASSHQALQLVTLDSPEHSVLRTPAKAIKFPLDSETQQFIQDFRIFFNDLKSPLGNPAGLAAPQVGHALRIIIIQVPESAKARRKDVYDVVPPTVLINPSYTPVEAAGENKDWEGCFSVPDKMGEVYRYNEIHYTAYTPEGKEINGVARGFLARLIQHEIGHLNAELYIDRLRPDCRYDSIENVMRMIKATDSAEKSE, from the coding sequence ATGACAAATAATTTAAATAAGACGTCTGCGTCATCTCATCAAGCATTGCAATTAGTCACATTGGATAGCCCTGAACATAGTGTATTAAGAACGCCGGCTAAAGCGATTAAGTTTCCACTCGATAGCGAAACCCAACAATTTATTCAAGACTTTCGAATTTTTTTTAATGATCTAAAAAGTCCTTTAGGCAATCCAGCAGGATTGGCAGCGCCACAAGTGGGTCATGCACTGCGGATTATTATTATTCAAGTCCCTGAATCCGCAAAAGCGAGACGTAAAGACGTTTATGATGTGGTGCCACCTACGGTTTTAATTAATCCATCGTATACGCCAGTGGAAGCTGCTGGCGAGAATAAAGATTGGGAAGGGTGTTTTTCAGTACCGGATAAAATGGGAGAGGTATATCGTTATAACGAAATTCATTACACTGCTTACACACCTGAAGGTAAGGAAATAAATGGTGTAGCACGGGGATTTTTAGCCCGTTTGATCCAACATGAAATCGGTCATTTAAATGCTGAGCTTTACATTGATCGTTTACGCCCTGACTGCCGCTATGACTCAATCGAAAACGTGATGCGAATGATCAAAGCGACAGATTCAGCTGAAAAAAGTGAATAA
- a CDS encoding Mth938-like domain-containing protein, which produces MELNLDTGEGHYQIRAYAKDFIQVNDKKIRHSLIIMPNQLIDPWPPHCIADLTTDNLQTIVDLHPSIVLLGSGENLAFPDPAVLNMFYQQKIGIEVMNNGAACRTYTVLMSEGRKVAAALLIAQ; this is translated from the coding sequence ATGGAATTAAATCTCGATACTGGCGAAGGGCATTATCAGATACGTGCTTATGCTAAAGATTTTATTCAAGTTAATGATAAAAAAATCCGGCATAGTCTTATTATCATGCCGAATCAGTTGATAGATCCTTGGCCCCCGCACTGTATTGCAGATTTAACCACAGATAATTTACAAACCATTGTCGATCTGCATCCAAGTATTGTATTACTCGGTAGCGGCGAAAACTTAGCGTTTCCAGACCCTGCTGTATTAAATATGTTTTATCAACAGAAAATTGGCATTGAAGTCATGAATAATGGCGCTGCCTGCCGTACCTACACGGTGCTCATGTCTGAGGGACGAAAAGTAGCCGCTGCTTTGTTGATAGCGCAATAA
- a CDS encoding L,D-transpeptidase family protein — protein MMKKDNKMRCLQQKKIKVGLVLSLFSFATFAYAQTDSQPSSIPAYLRLEKKLEFYQQAAQHPWPRIQTKDVLSVGMQDPAVVVLRQRLCASEDLAESACTGGANANDFDEQVEEAVASFQERHGLNDDGVVGASTRQALNVSAAERLHQIQFNLQRWSRLIALANPAYIWINVPDHRLRLIKDHHAILTARVIVGKPSRPTPEINSHVTRIILNPYWTVPPGIARRDVIPKAMRDPNYLSRSHIRVFAANQPNKELNPQAVDWLAVKKNPGRYILRQDPGPHNSLGQIKFEFANPHLVYLHDTPAKNLFDAERRLFSSGCVRLEDPFEFLEALEELDPALQQAGPRIEAALESGRTTVINLKTPIPIHLTYITAWVDKNDVLHFWDDVYGRDPVLPTNNEQFTNDLPAPI, from the coding sequence ATGATGAAAAAAGATAATAAAATGCGTTGCTTACAACAAAAAAAAATTAAAGTGGGTTTGGTGCTTAGCCTATTCTCTTTTGCTACATTCGCGTATGCGCAAACTGATTCTCAGCCTTCATCTATTCCAGCCTATTTACGTTTGGAAAAGAAATTAGAATTTTATCAACAGGCTGCACAACACCCTTGGCCGCGTATACAGACTAAGGATGTGTTGTCGGTGGGCATGCAAGACCCCGCCGTAGTTGTGTTGCGTCAGCGTTTGTGTGCGAGTGAGGATTTAGCAGAAAGTGCTTGCACAGGGGGCGCTAATGCGAATGATTTTGATGAGCAAGTTGAAGAGGCTGTTGCTTCGTTTCAAGAACGTCATGGGTTAAACGATGATGGTGTCGTAGGTGCATCGACACGACAAGCGCTGAATGTTTCAGCGGCGGAACGTTTACATCAAATTCAATTCAATTTACAACGTTGGTCGCGGCTGATTGCTTTAGCCAATCCTGCTTATATTTGGATTAATGTACCGGATCATCGTTTGCGGTTAATTAAAGATCATCATGCCATTTTGACCGCCCGAGTGATAGTGGGGAAACCCTCTAGACCAACACCAGAGATTAATTCTCATGTCACCCGTATCATATTAAATCCTTATTGGACTGTGCCCCCTGGAATTGCGCGCAGAGATGTTATTCCTAAAGCGATGCGTGATCCAAATTATTTAAGTCGTAGCCACATTCGAGTATTTGCGGCGAATCAACCAAATAAAGAATTAAATCCACAAGCCGTGGATTGGTTAGCCGTGAAAAAAAATCCTGGACGTTATATTTTACGTCAGGATCCAGGGCCACATAATTCTTTGGGACAAATTAAATTTGAATTTGCTAACCCACATCTCGTGTATCTTCATGATACACCAGCAAAAAATTTATTTGATGCAGAACGGCGTTTATTCAGTTCGGGCTGTGTGCGCTTAGAGGATCCGTTTGAATTTCTTGAAGCATTAGAAGAGCTTGATCCTGCATTGCAGCAAGCGGGACCGCGTATTGAAGCAGCTTTAGAGTCGGGACGTACCACGGTGATCAATTTAAAAACACCGATACCCATACACCTGACATATATTACTGCTTGGGTGGATAAAAATGATGTATTACATTTTTGGGATGATGTGTACGGTCGCGACCCAGTGCTTCCTACCAATAATGAACAATTCACGAATGATCTGCCAGCACCTATCTAA